DNA sequence from the Hoylesella buccalis ATCC 35310 genome:
ACAATTTCGAGGAAAAATATGTAGACCCCATTGAACAGCGGCAGATAGACAAGTTTGTGTGCGACGAGATGTCGCGCCAGATACACCGCTACATCAAGGGAATGTCGGGTACAAAAGCCATGATGGAGAAGTTTGAGGCGCAGTTGTCCACCCTGAGCGTACCGCAGAAGGAGGAGGCCATCGCACGGTATATCGACCTGAACCGCAAGGTGCTGAGCGGGTTGGATTTGAAAATTGTGCTGACACGAGCCATCGCCAACTATTGCGACACGTTCAGTTACATGCTCGAGCTGGTGAACGACAAGCGCAAGTGGGTGTTCTACCTCAACCGCATCAAATCGAAGTACATTCAATATCATTCCGTGATTGAGCAAGATGGCAAGTTTGGCCTGTGTGATCATCGTGGCAACATCTTGGTTCACCCCGTGTATGATTTCGTTCGAACGTGTTACATTTATGTGGATGACCTGGTGACCATGCCCGTCATCGTGCAGAAGGAAGGT
Encoded proteins:
- a CDS encoding WG repeat-containing protein, translating into MEKITQDNFEEKYVDPIEQRQIDKFVCDEMSRQIHRYIKGMSGTKAMMEKFEAQLSTLSVPQKEEAIARYIDLNRKVLSGLDLKIVLTRAIANYCDTFSYMLELVNDKRKWVFYLNRIKSKYIQYHSVIEQDGKFGLCDHRGNILVHPVYDFVRTCYIYVDDLVTMPVIVQKEGKMGLILPDGKDTIVAPFEYDDISLREEYPYFEATRGDEQGYIHSDGHFEVAPHSR